The nucleotide sequence TCACCGGGGTGCCCGGCGTGGCGATCGGGACGGACGTCGAGGTGATGGGGGAGGCGTCGATGGGCGCGGAGGAGATGGCGCGTATCTGCGGGACCATCCCGTACGAGATCCTGGTCCAGGTCGGACCGAGGATCCCCCGGGTGGCCGTTGACTGAATCCACGGCAGGAAAGAACGGGGCGACCCGTCCCGTGGAGCTGCTTGGGGAACGGGTCTACGCCATGGTGCTGGACCTGGGGGCGGTCTTCACCCTGTTCGTCCAGGTCGTCTCCTGGGTGGTGCGGCCGCCGTCGGAGATCCGCAACATCGTCAAGCAGATGGAAGAGGTCGGGATCCGGTCGATGCCGGTCGTGCTCGTCACCGCCACCTTCACCGGCATGGTCCTCGCGCTGCAGAGCTACTCCGGATTTCAGCGGTTCGGCGCGACCAGCTTCGTCGGGTCGGTCGTCGCCCTTTCCATCACCCGGGAACTGGGGCCGGTGTTCGCCGGGCTCATGGTCTCCGGCCGGGTCGGCGCCTCGATGGCGGCGGAGCTGGGGACGATGAAGGTGACCGAGCAGATCGATGCCCTGGTCACCCTCGCCACCAACCCGGTCAAGTACCTCGTGGTGCCGCGCGTGGTGGCCGCCACGATCGTCCTCCCCGTGCTCGTCGTGTTCGCGGACCTGTTGGGGATCGTCGGCGGCTACTTCGTCTCCGTCTACCTGATGGGCGCCAACCCGTACGTGTACGTCGCCAAGACGTACCAGTACCTCGAGTTCAACGACATCTACACGGGGCTGGTCAAGGCCTCGGTCTTCGGGACGCTGATCGCCCTCATCTCGTGCCACCACGGGTTCGCGGCGCAGGGGGGCGCGGAGGGGGTCGGCAGAGCGACCACCCGGGCGGTCGTGGCCTCCTCCATGATGGTGCTCGTTTCGGACTACTTCATGACGTCGTTGATGTTCTGACCGGAAAGGACCAGGACCTTTTGATCGAGATCCGGGGAGTAAGCAAGCGCTTCGGGAGGAAGGTGGTCCTCGACGGCCTCGAACTGACCGTGCCGAAGGGGATGAACACTGTCGTCATCGGCGGAAGCGGCACGGGGAAATCCGTCCTCATCAAGTGCGTGGTGGGGCTGCTTCGCCCGGATGCGGGGGAGATCCGGATCGACGGCCAGGACATCACGCGGATGAACGAGCGGGAGCTGGTTCGGGTGCGCCGCAAGTTCGGGATGCTCTTCCAGGGGGCGGCCCTGTTCGACTCGATGGACGTGGGGGAGAACGTGGCGTTCGTCCTGCGGCGCCTGAAGATGTACCCGGAGCGCCAGATCCGGGAGGTGGTGGAAGAGAAGCTCTCGATGGTCGGGCTGCGCGACATCCAGCGGCTGATGCCCGCGGAGCTGTCCGGCGGCATGAAGAAGCGCGTGGGGCTGGCCCGGGCGATCGCCTCCGAGCCCGACATCCTGCTGTACGACGAGCCGACGACGGGGCTGGACCCGATCATGGCCGACGTCATCAACGACCTGATCATCTCGCTGCGGGAGACGATCGGGGTGACCTCGATCGCGATCACCCACGACATGGCCTCCGCCTACAAGATCGCGGACCAGATCGCGATGCTCTACCAGGGGAAGATCATCGAGGTGGGGACGCCGGAGGAGATCCGGACGACGTCGAACCCGGTGGTCGCGCAGTTCGTGCAGGGGCGCGCGCACGGCCCCATCACGGACGAGAGCGAGGAGTTCGTCCGCTTCGTCAGCCGATGATATAGTATCCCGGTCGTTCGGGACGCATTTCAAGGGGG is from Deltaproteobacteria bacterium CG2_30_66_27 and encodes:
- a CDS encoding ABC transporter permease, with amino-acid sequence MVLDLGAVFTLFVQVVSWVVRPPSEIRNIVKQMEEVGIRSMPVVLVTATFTGMVLALQSYSGFQRFGATSFVGSVVALSITRELGPVFAGLMVSGRVGASMAAELGTMKVTEQIDALVTLATNPVKYLVVPRVVAATIVLPVLVVFADLLGIVGGYFVSVYLMGANPYVYVAKTYQYLEFNDIYTGLVKASVFGTLIALISCHHGFAAQGGAEGVGRATTRAVVASSMMVLVSDYFMTSLMF
- a CDS encoding ABC transporter ATP-binding protein; amino-acid sequence: MIEIRGVSKRFGRKVVLDGLELTVPKGMNTVVIGGSGTGKSVLIKCVVGLLRPDAGEIRIDGQDITRMNERELVRVRRKFGMLFQGAALFDSMDVGENVAFVLRRLKMYPERQIREVVEEKLSMVGLRDIQRLMPAELSGGMKKRVGLARAIASEPDILLYDEPTTGLDPIMADVINDLIISLRETIGVTSIAITHDMASAYKIADQIAMLYQGKIIEVGTPEEIRTTSNPVVAQFVQGRAHGPITDESEEFVRFVSR